The following coding sequences lie in one Aspergillus luchuensis IFO 4308 DNA, chromosome 8, nearly complete sequence genomic window:
- a CDS encoding putative MFS transporter (COG:G;~EggNog:ENOG410QDIH;~InterPro:IPR011701,IPR036259;~PFAM:PF07690;~TransMembrane:12 (i68-85o109-127i134-156o168-190i199-220o226-250i292-311o331-354i366-383o389-411i423-446o458-477i);~go_function: GO:0022857 - transmembrane transporter activity [Evidence IEA];~go_process: GO:0055085 - transmembrane transport [Evidence IEA]) — translation MTDSKLNAKLQDPEKSIPVTTKVDDVDIGQITHLDEAEIFLHEHGISHDQMQEMLDDPVRTKKLRRRIDMILLPLMCGTYCLQYIDKQALSYSAVFDLFTNAHINSNEYSWLASIFYFGYLFWEYPASYIAQRLPIGTIVSSFVIAWGSILMITAACNNFTGLAICRFLLGCFESPITPCFMMIVGMWYLRQEQPFRAGIFYCCNGVGSMVGGLLTYAIGQLNTFPVWRAVFLICGGATIIWGVVMMIFLPNSILSSKRFTVEEKVLLIGRGRKNQTGILNRSIKWYQIREAFIDPQVWLLFLFTLLNETINGGVANFGKLIIKGLVTSPLLTTVLGIPQGAFQVLFILTGTYLSTRIPNIRTLIMILYLIPTVIGVCLLWKLPREREYGVLFGYYIIGSFVTSLVLALQLPSSNMGGYTKRVTATAFVFLAYCIGNIIGPHAFLASEAPVYQTGCKLILACAVCQIVCAGGIRLLLIRRNKMRDGRSTSTSDGGGEGDEVMEDLTDFENPRFRYVY, via the exons ATGACAGACTCAAAATTAAATGCCAAGCTCCAAGACCCAGAAAAGTCCATCCCAGTCACAACCAAAGTAGACGACGTCGACATCGGCCAGATCACCCACCTAGACGAAGCCGAGATCTTTCTCCACGAACATGGCATATCCCACGACCAGATGCAAGAGATGCTCGACGATCCAGTCCGGACGAAGAAATTACGGAGACGCATCGACATGATTCTTCTGCCGTTGATGTGCGGGACATACTGTCTACAATACATTGATAAACAGGCCCTCTCGTACAGCGCCGTCTTCGACCTCTTCACCAATGCCCATATCAACAGTAATGAGTATAGCTGGCTAGCGAGTATATTCTACTTCG GCTACCTCTTCTGGGAATACCCCGCCAGCTACATCGCGCAACGCCTACCCATCGGGACAATCGTCTCCTCATTCGT AATCGCCTGGGGCTCCATCCTCATGATAACAGCTGCCTGCAACAACTTCACTGGCCTAGCCATCTGTCGATTCCTCCTAGGCTGCTTTGAAT CCCCCATAACACCctgcttcatgatgatcgTCGGAATGTGGTATCTCCGACAAGAGCAGCCTTTCCGCGCGGGTATCTTCTACTGCTGTAATGGCGTTGGATCGATG GTCGGCGGCCTCCTCACCTACGCCATCGGTCAACTCAACACCTTCCCCGTATGGCGCGCGGTATTCCTCATCTGCGGCGGCGCCACAATCATCTGGGgcgtggtgatgatgatattccTCCCGAACAGCATTCTCTCAAGCAAGAGATTTACTGtagaggagaaggtgttgCTCATCGgcagggggaggaagaatcAAACT GGAATACTCAATAGATCCATAAAATGGTACCAAATCCGCGAAGCCTTCATCGACCCCCAAGTCTGGCTCTTATTCCTATTCACATTACTAAACGAGACGATCAACGGGGGCGTCGCCAAC TTCGGCAAACTCATAATCAAAGGCCTCGTAACCagccccctcctcaccaccgtcCTAGGCATCCCGCAAGGCGCATTCCaagtcctcttcatcctaaCCGGAACCTACCTCTCCACCCGCATCCCCAACATCCGCACCCTAATCATGATCTTATATCTAATCCCCACCGTCATCGGCGTATGTCTTTTATGGAAGTTACCCCGGGAGAGGGAATATGGCGTATTATTTGGGTATTATATC ATCGGCTCCTTCGTAACCTCCCTCGTCCTCGCGCTCCAactccccagcagcaacatggGCGGATACACGAAGCGCGTGACCGCCACGGCATTCGTGTTCCTGGCCTACTGTATTGGGAATATTATCGGTCCGCATGCGTTTCTGGCAAGTGAGGCGCCGGTGTATCAGACGGGGTGTAAGTTGATTCTTGCTTGTGCGGTGTGTCAGATTGTTTGTGCGGGGGggattagattattattgattAGGAGGAATAAGAtgagggatgggaggagtactagtactagtgatggtggtggggaaggggatgaggttATGGAGGATTTGACGGATTTTGAG AATCCGAGGTTTAGGTATGTTTATTGA
- a CDS encoding uncharacterized protein (COG:I;~EggNog:ENOG410Q228;~InterPro:IPR037143,IPR016035,IPR041550,IPR004568, IPR016039,IPR036291,IPR026025,IPR014030,IPR014031, IPR040899,IPR008278,IPR020841;~PFAM:PF01648,PF00109,PF18325,PF02801,PF18314;~go_component: GO:0005835 - fatty acid synthase complex [Evidence IEA];~go_function: GO:0000287 - magnesium ion binding [Evidence IEA];~go_function: GO:0004312 - fatty acid synthase activity [Evidence IEA];~go_function: GO:0004315 - 3-oxoacyl-[acyl-carrier-protein] synthase activity [Evidence IEA];~go_function: GO:0004316 - 3-oxoacyl-[acyl-carrier-protein] reductase (NADPH) activity [Evidence IEA];~go_function: GO:0008897 - holo-[acyl-carrier-protein] synthase activity [Evidence IEA];~go_function: GO:0016746 - transferase activity, transferring acyl groups [Evidence IEA];~go_process: GO:0006633 - fatty acid biosynthetic process [Evidence IEA];~go_process: GO:0042759 - long-chain fatty acid biosynthetic process [Evidence IEA]), translated as MAPNGIVGSPTHSKVATRHEENDLAYRLFIELLAYQLASPVRWIETQNELLRRPSPVQRFIEIGSRSTLTRMAKKSASIHYDQHTPSQWSHLQFLSYQDDRNRILYEYPDPVRLPSTIQRTTSASTSARLAVAIEGSQSDGESESVAAPLAFTPIKTSAHVPSAKVSLSARHILLAITGQKLRCSFDQVPMDTTIRNLSGGKSTFQNELIGDLVAEFGRVPEGMEDMSLANLVEALQGRFSGKPGKQMSALISRFISSKMPAGFNQRSAQMYMHSKWGLEGPDGMIPICLAITVQPPSRLADAGAAHAYLDNLVGLYAEFEGITMLPTQPRLDNEDGYSEPNLIDAVALSALRKEQQDLQHKQLKLLADHLKTKPGDLEDSAQSVDHKSDLQESLDQWNAEFGEDFLQGIRPSFNLQQVRHYDSSWNWVREDLLKWIYAISQGSKEAVLPKKDGRLHRILNRWDPGCTDIILHRLEVSTSTACEMKGHVVMLNQVLKLGIRAQATDPVHIHILPPLMPSISICSSGRLEYTETSRSVCSYADVIRRGHLSRTGTKAPTPFVHIKTRNVDEGWTYDAKATEMLHQVMDAGLTTGFSYVGKTVLVTGAGPGSIAVEIIQGLLAGGARVLVTTSRAISTTARFYQSLFRKYGARGASLTLLPMNQASRQDCEAIIGHIYGAEASAGKDVDCIIPFAAIPQTGEPDTLGSRQELALRGMLVNLLRLVGLVCCEKEKRRINTRPTMVILPLSCNEGTFGGDGLYAEAKIGLKSLFNRFHSESWSTYATICGAVMGWTRGTGLMHSSDMIAAEMEKLGVITFSRAEMAFNILALLSPAITALAEETPVYADLTGGFGAMWNLKEHIAASRKAVAENLRLGIVLAEEETHHEAALHGQQANSHAHEPEVRNKRANLNIGFPSIARQEDMTASLPDLRGMIDLSQTVVIVGFSELGPWGSSRTRWEMESQGQFSLEGYVEMAWMMGLIRHITGDLKGQPYVGWIDVVTSEPISDDEIPERYHQQIIENSGLRFIEPDALNTYDPSRIEFMHEVAIEDDLPPFESSKSAAEAFKLRHGDHVFVQPISDSDNYRVFMKKGAVVMVPKVIPFHPLVGGRVPKGWDPLRYGIPGDIVQEADPTTLYALCCVSEAFLSAGIKDPYQMYQYIQVSEVANCLGTGGGPMKTIQSMYRDRYLDRPVQGDIILDHFANTMGAWVNMLLLSSSGPLRTHVGACATAIESLDSGCEAIKSGKCKVAIVGGCDDFGEEVAYEFAGIKATANTKEELAKGRLPGEFSRPTTSSRSGFAESAGCGVQIVMAADLALEMGLPIYGIVAYTQMASDQTGRSIPAPGKGILTAARESADARHSPLLDLEFRRAEFEKEVAEIRQQAWDGQVSSTCQTENAAYTIEESMKSRLRDAQHRWANSIRLQDASISPLRAALATWTLSIDDIGVVSSHGTSTRANELNEGEVINTQMNHLGRRRGNPLLCVCQKSVTGHPKAAAGAWQLNGCIQMFRDSIVPGNRNADNIDEQLRQFKHLVYPMDSMTVPDMKAIMLTSFGFGQKGAVAVVVTPRYVFAAVPTATFEDYRTRALQRQRTANVEFVTRLLKNSLVQVKSDPPWKSAETMHSVFLNPDSRLAADDSFGTETPVKAPSPDSVGERSDVAAALLQSLLERVTRRSGATTPTSVGVDVEEIMSLHIENLNFLQRNFTPAERDYCSKAANPRSAFAGRWSAKEAVFKSFRVPSMGAGATMQDIEILEESGNPYVKLHGHAHAVAMSKGISKIELVIGHSGEVAAAVARARWT; from the exons ATGGCTCCCAATGGGATAGTAGGTTCACCCACTCACAGCAAGGTAGCCACCAGACATGAGGAGAATGATTTGGCGTACAGGTTGTTCATCGAGCTCCTTGC GTATCAGCTAGCATCTCCAGTAAGATG GATCGAAACACAGAACGAGCTTCTGCGGAGACCATCGCCAGTGCAGCGGTTCATCGAGATTGGCTCGCGGAGTACGCTCACAAGGATGGCTAAAAAGTCCGCTTCTATACATTATGATCAACATACTCCATCGCAGTGGTCGCATTTGCAATTTCTTTCGTATCAAGATGACCGGAACAGAATACTCTATGAGTATCCAGACCCTGTGCGGCTGCCATCCACCATTCAACGGACAACCTCAGCATCTACTTCAGCTCGTTTGGCCGTTGCCATAGAAGGCTCTCAATCTGATGGAGAGTCAGAATCAGTAGCAGCACCCCTGGCCTTCACCCCTATAAAGACTTCTGCTCATGTACCCAGCGCCAAAGTTTCACTTTCGGCGCGTCACATTCTCTTAGCGATCACGGGTCAGAAGTTGCGATGCTCTTTCGATCAAGTGCCAATGGACACGACGATCCGGAATTTATCGGGAG GAAAGTCCACTTTTCAAAATGAGCTGATAGGTGATTTGGTCGCCGAGTTTGGCCGCGTCCCGGAAGGCATGGAAGATATGTCCTTGGCCAACCTAGTGGAAGCACTTCAGGGACGGTTTTCGGGCAAGCCTGGGAAACAGATGTCGGCATTGATATCCAGGTTTATATCAAGCAAAATGCCGGCAGGATTTAACCAGAGATCGGCACAGATGTACATGCATTCAAAGTGGGGCTTGGAGGGCCCTGATGGAATGATTCCTATATGCCTTGCCATTACTGTGCAGCCGCCATCTCGTCTGGCGGATGCAGGGGCCGCGCATGCATATCTGGACAACCTCGTTGGTCTATACGCAGAGTTCGAAGGGATAACTATGTTGCCAACGCAGCCACGACTAGATAACGAGGATGGATACTCGGAGCCCAATTTAATAGATGCAGTGGCGCTCAGTGCACTTCGAAAGGAACAACAAGATCTCCAACACAAGCAGCTGAAATTGCTTGCAGATCATCTGAAGACAAAGCCTGGCGATCTCGAGGATTCGGCACAGTCGGTGGATCATAAATCAGACTTGCAAGAAAGTTTGGACCAGTGGAATGCAGAATTTGGCGAGGATTTCCTACAAGGCATCCGACCTAGCTTTAATCTCCAGCAAGTCAGACACTATGATTCTTCGTGGAACTGGGTCCGTGAAGACCTGCTTAAGTGGATATATGCGATTTCACAGGGATCTAAAGAGGCGGTGCTTCCAAAGAAAGATGGTCGCCTACATCGGATTCTGAATCGCTGGGACCCTGGCTGCACGGATATCATCCTACATCGACTGGAGGTGTCAACATCCACAGCTTGCGAGATGAAAGGCCATGTTGTGATGTTGAACCAAGTCCTGAAGTTAGGAATTCGGGCTCAAGCGACTGACCCTGTACACATCCACATATTGCCCCCTTTGATGCCAAGTATCAGTATCTGCAGCTCAGGACGTTTGGAATATACGGAAACAAGTCGTTCGGTATGCAGCTACGCAGACGTAATCCGCCGAGGCCATCTTTCTCGTACTGGTACCAAAGCCCCCACCCCTTTTGTGCATATTAAAACACGCAATGTCGATGAGGGCTGGACGTACGACGCAAAAGCTACCGAGATGCTTCATCAAGTGATGGATGCTGGCCTCACCACGGGTTTCAGTTATGTCGGTAAAACGGTCCTTGTGACAGGTGCCGGTCCTGGTTCCATTGCTGTAGAGATTATCCAAGGGCTTCTCGCCGGTGGTGCAAGGGTCCTTGTCACTACAAGCCGTGCAATCTCCACGACCGCTAGGTTCTACCAGAGTCTCTTCAGAAAGTACGGAGCTCGCGGGGCTAGTTTGACGCTACTCCCAATGAACCAAGCCAGCAGACAAGACTGTGAGGCTATAATCGGACATATATACGGCGCAGAAGCATCTGCTGGTAAGGACGTGGATTGTATCATTCCGTTTGCCGCTATTCCACAAACCGGTGAGCCCGACACTCTAGGCAGCCGTCAGGAACTTGCCCTCCGAGGGATGCTTGTGAACCTCCTGCGGCTGGTGGGTCTCGTTTGTTGCGAAAAGGAAAAGCGACGCATAAACACCAGACCGACGATGGTAATTCTACCCTTGTCATGCAATGAAGGGACATTCGGTGGAGACGGCCTTTATGCGGAAGCCAAGATTGGACTGAAGTCCTTATTCAATCGATTCCACTCCGAAAGCTGGTCAACGTATGCCACTATCTGTGGAGCCGTCATGGGGTGGACTCGAGGAACTGGATTGATGCACTCATCGGATATGATAGCAGCAGAGATGGAAAAACTCGGTGTCATCACCTTTAGCAGGGCCGAGATGGCCTTTAATATCCTGGCGCTGCTATCACCGGCCATCACCGCTCTTGCCGAAGAGACACCTGTATATGCAGATCTAACAGGCGGATTTGGGGCTATGTGGAATTTAAAGGAACATATCGCGGCGAGTCGTAAGGCGGTGGCCGAAAATCTTCGTTTGGGTATTGTTctggcggaagaggagacaCATCACGAAGCAGCCCTCCACGGACAGCAGGCAAACTCTCATGCACACGAGCCAGAAGTAAGGAATAAGCGAGCCAACCTCAATATTGGGTTCCCTTCAATAGCAAGGCAGGAGGATATGACGGCGAGTCTTCCTGATCTCCGAGGAATGATTGACCTTTCGCAAACGGTCGTCATCGTAGGATTCTCAGAGCTTGGGCCATGGGGAAGCTCACGCACACGATGGGAAATGGAAAGCCAGGGTCAATTCTCGTTAGAAGGTTACGTTGAGATGGCGTGGATGATGGGTCTGATCAGACACATTACCGGCGATCTCAAGGGCCAGCCATACGTTGGATGGATCGATGTCGTGACAAGCGAGCCGATCTCGGATGACGAGATTCCTGAAAGATACCACCAACAGATTATAGAGAACTCCGGCCTTCGTTTTATTGAACCCGATGCACTCAACACCTACGATCCATCACGAATAGAGTTCATGCATGAAGTTGCGATCGAAGATGATCTGCCGCCGTTCGAGAGCTCGAAGTCAGCGGCCGAAGCATTCAAGTTGCGCCATGGGGACCATGTCTTTGTCCAACCAATCTCAGATTCGGACAATTATCGTGTCTTCATGAAGAAGGGTGCTGTGGTAATGGTGCCCAAGGTAATTCCTTTCCACCCTTTAGTGGGCGGAAGGGTCCCCAAGGGATGGGACCCTTTGCGATACGGCATTCCCGGGGATATTGTTCAGGAGGCCGATCCCACTACCTTGTATGCTCTTTGCTGCGTCTCGGAGGCATTCTTGTCCGCTGGTATCAAAGATCCGTATCAGATGTATCAGTATATTCAGGTCTCTGAGGTAGCCAACTGCTTAGGTACTGGGGGCGGTCCTATGAAGACAATCCAGAGCATGTACCGCGACCGGTATCTCGATCGGCCAGTCCAAGGAGACATTATTCTTGATCACTTTGCTAACACCATGGGCGCATGGGTGAACAtgctccttctttcttcctcgggTCCACTCAGGACGCATGTCGGGGCATGTGCCACAGCCATAGAATCATTGGACAGCGGATGCGAAGCTATTAAGAGTGGGAAGTGCAAAGTTGCTATTGTTGGCGGTTGTGATGattttggagaagaagtcgctTACGAATTCGCCGGCATCAAGGCTACTGCAAATACCAAAGAGGAGTTGGCTAAAGGTCGTCTTCCGGGAGAGTTCTCTCGCCCCACCACAAGCTCCCGTAGCGGGTTCGCAGAGTCTGCTGGCTGTGGAGTACAAATAGTGATGGCTGCTGATCTTGCCCTCGAGATGGGACTGCCAATCTATGGCATTGTTGCTTACACCCAAATGGCGAGTGATCAAACCGGCCGATCGATCCCGGCCCCAGGCAAGGGAATCCTGACGGCTGCACGAGAATCAGCAGACGCCCGACACTCGCCGTTACTGGATCTTGAGTTTCGACGTGCGGAATTCGAGAAAGAGGTAGCTGAAATTCGTCAGCAAGCATGGGATGGCCAAGTGAGCAGCACGTGCCAAACTGAGAATGCCGCCTATACAATCGAAGAAAGCATGAAATCCAGGCTACGAGATGCCCAGCACCGGTGGGCTAACAGTATCCGCTTGCAAGATGCCAGCATCTCCCCCCTAAGAGCCGCACTAGCAACATGGACCCTATCGATCGATGACATAGGTGTTGTTTCGAGCCATGGGACTTCAACCCGAGCTAATGAGCTTAACGAAGGGGAGGTTATCAATACTCAGATGAACCACCTGGGTCGACGGAGAGGTAATCCACTACTCTGCGTGTGTCAGAAATCCGTGACAGGGCATCCCAAGGCAGCTGCAGGCGCCTGGCAACTTAACGGCTGCATACAAATGTTCCGCGACAGCATAGTCCCAGGGAACCGCAACGCAGACAATATAGATGAACAGCTCCGACAGTTTAAGCATCTGGTCTATCCCATGGATTCGATGACGGTGCCTGACATGAAGGCGATCATGCTCACCTCCTTCGGATTTGGTCAAAAGGGGGCGGTGGCCGTGGTAGTAACACCCAGGTATGTCTTCGCGGCGGTTCCGACTGCAACATTTGAAGACTACCGAACTCGAGCGTTACAGAGGCAGCGAACAGCCAACGTGGAATTTGTCACGCGGCTTTTGAAGAACTCGCTGGTCCAAGTCAAATCTGATCCACCGTGGAAAAGCGCTGAGACTATGCACAGTGTCTTCCTTAACCCGGACAGTCGCTTAGCTGCTGATGACTCCTTCGGGACGGAGACTCCAGTTAAAGCTCCTAGTCCAGATAGTGTAGGCGAGAGATCGGATGTCGCCGCTGCGCTTCTTCAGTCTCTGCTCGAGCGTGTTACTCGGCGCTCCGGTGCAACGACACCAACCAGCGTTGGAGTCGACGTGGAGGAGATCATGAGCCTCCACATTGAGAACCTCAATTTTCTGCAGCGCAACTTCACACCTGCAGAACGGGACTACTGTTCTAAGGCAGCGAACCCGCGCTCCGCATTTGCGGGTCGGTGGAGTGCCAAAGAGGCCGTTTTCAAAAGCTTCCGGGTGCCTTCTATGGGTGCAGGGGCTACAATGCAAGATATCGAGATCCTGGAAGAAAGCGGGAATCCTTATGTCAAG CTTCACGGACACGCTCACGCTGTAGCGATGTCCAAGGGTATCAGCAAGATTGAATTGGTGATCGGCCATTCTGGGGAAGTGGCTGCTGCCGTAGCGCGAGCCAGGTGGACCTGA
- a CDS encoding SRR1 family protein (COG:S;~EggNog:ENOG410PS4G;~InterPro:IPR012942;~PFAM:PF07985), protein MAAIEYPSTPASIPLHHHQATMEASRSSDAERRRKEENLATAKANVQRIIQLYNSGKPLFTRTLLKDLHEQIIQGKDKVKIPTWNDEAKTYSLKVPKDLAERCSRYNIDYSSIQRLTMLHTHLLDLLLDPPTPVSIVYVRDPSPAGVTLKVIDDTFKLVRREWQESETCSNLEGSFVKPRFDPEAITITKIVAFGLGTLGKNNLGKLPVRSYAQHAATLTIAAVLKERNISQGVDVQCFAQDPWYNETDIEFLGGLGITVLKDPEGFLEIDEQTLVFSVGPDVPVRQIVADVQWPAAMVWNSPLSEVQINGGMYWARSPMEADPDSERVGSMLRNYDGAQLDDQADYLGELTVYARKPRS, encoded by the exons ATGGCAGCCATCGaatatccatccaccccGGCCTCTatccccctccaccatcaccaagcaACCATGGAAGCATCTCGATCTTCCGATGCCGAGAGACGacggaaggaagaaaaccTGGCCACAGCCAAAGCTAATGTCCAACGTATTATCCAACTTTACAACTCTGGGAAGCCACTATTTACACGAACACTCTTGAAAGACCTTCACGAGCAGATCATTCAGGGAAAAGACAAAGTTAAGATCCCAACTTGGAATGATGAGGCAAAAACATATAGCCTCAAAGTTCCTAAAGACCTCGCCGAAAGATG TAGCAGATATAACATCGACTATAGCAGCATCCAGCGCCTAACAATGCTCCACACACACCTTCTCGATCTGCTCTTGGACCCCCCGACCCCCGTCTCCATTGTGTACGTGCGCGACCCAAGCCCTGCTGGCGTCACCCTCAAAGTGATCGACGATACATTCAAGCTGGTCCGCCGGGAATGGCAGGAAAGCGAGACATGCTCTAATCTAGAGGGCTCTTTCGTGAAACCGAGGTTTGATCCGGAGGCAATCACAATCACCAAAATTGTTGCCTTTGGACTGGGAACCCTCGGCAAAAACAACCTCGGAAAACTTCCGGTCCGCTCTTATGCCCAACATGCTGCTACGTTGACTATTGCCGCTGTTTTGAAGGAACGGAATATAAGTCAAGGTGTGGATGTGCAGTGCTTTGCCCAGGATCCGTGGTACAATGAGACAGACATTGAGTTTCTGGGAGGTCTCGGTATCACGGTGCTAAAAGACCCTGAGGGGTTTTTGGAGATCGATGAGCAGACGCTGGTATTCTCTGTCGGTCCCGATGTTCCCGTTAGGCAGATCGTGGCAGATGTGCAATGGCCGGCTGCTATGGTTTGGAATAGTCCGCTTTCAGAGGTACAGATAAATGGGGGCATGTATTGGGCGCG TAGTCCGATGGAGGCTGATCCTGATTCAGAGAGGGTCGGTAGTATGCTGCGCAACTATGACGGTGCGCAACTGGACGATCAGGCTGATTATTTGGGAGAGTTGACTGTTTATGCGAGAAAGCCGCGTTCTTAG